One region of Tamandua tetradactyla isolate mTamTet1 chromosome 6, mTamTet1.pri, whole genome shotgun sequence genomic DNA includes:
- the NLGN2 gene encoding neuroligin-2 — MWLLALCLVGLAGAQRGGGGPGGGGAPGGPGLALSSLGEERFPVVNTAYGRVRGVRRELNNEILGPVVQFLGVPYATPPLGARRFQPPEAPASWPGVRNATTLPPACPQNLHGALPAIMLPVWFTDNLEAAATYVQNQSEDCLYLNLYVPTEDGPLTKKRDEATLNPPDTDIRDSGKKPVMLFLHGGSYMEGTGNMFDGSVLAAYGNVIVATLNYRLGVLGFLSTGDQAAKGNYGLLDQIQALRWLSENIAHFGGDPERITIFGSGAGASCVNLLILSHHSEGLFQKAIAQSGTAISSWSVNYQPLKYTRLLAAKVGCDRDDSAEAVECLRRKPSRELVDQDVQPARYHIAFGPVVDGDVVPDDPEILMQQGEFLNYDMLIGVNQGEGLKFVEDSAESEDGVSASAFDFTVSNFVDNLYGYPEGKDVLRETIKFMYTDWADRDNGEMRRKTLLALFTDHQWVAPAVATAKLHADYQSPVYFYTFYHHCQAEGRPEWADAAHGDELPYVFGVPMVGATDLFPCNFSKNDVMLSAVVMTYWTNFAKTGDPNQPVPQDTKFIHTKPNRFEEVVWSKFNSKEKQYLHIGLKPRVRDNYRANKVAFWLELVPHLHNLHTELFTTTTRLPPYATRWPPRPPPGAPGTRRPPPPATPPPEPEPEPGPRAYDRFPGDSRDYSTELSVTVAVGASLLFLNILAFAALYYKRDRRQELRCRRLSPPGGSGSGVPGGGPLLPATGRELPPEEELVSLQLKRGGGVGADPAEALRPACPPDYTLALRRAPDDVPLLAPGALTLLPSGLGPPPPPPPPSLHPFGPFPPPPPTATSHNNTLPHPHSTTRV; from the exons GCGAGTGCGCGGCGTGCGGCGCGAGCTCAACAACGAGATCCTGGGTCCCGTCGTGCAGTTCTTGGGCGTGCCCTACGCCACACCGCCCCTGGGCGCCCGCCGCTTCCAGCCCCCGGAGGCGCCCGCCTCGTGGCCCGGCGTGCGCAACGCCACCACCCTGCCGCCCGCCTGCCCGCAGAACCTGCACGGGGCGCTGCCCGCCATCATGCTGCCCGTGTGGTTCACCGACAACTTGGAGGCGGCCGCCACCTACGTGCAGAACCAGAGCGAGGACTGCCTGTACCTCAACCTCTACGTGCCCACCGAGGACG GTCCGCTCACAAAAAAACGTGACGAGGCGACGCTCAATCCGCCAGACACAG ATATCCGGGACTCCGGGAAGAAGCCCGTGATGCTGTTTCTGCATGGCGGTTCCTACATGGAGGGCACCGGGAACATGTTCGATGGCTCTGTCCTGGCAGCCTATGGCAACGTCATTGTAGCCACGCTCAACTACCGGCTTGGGGTGCTCG GTTTTCTCAGCACTGGGGACCAGGCTGCAAAAGGCAACTATGGGCTCCTGGACCAGATCCAGGCCCTACGCTGGCTCAGTGAAAACATCGCCCACTTTGGGGGTGACCCCGAGCGCATCACCATCTTTGGGTCTGGGGCAGGGGCCTCCTGTGTCAACCTTCTGATCCTCTCCCACCATTCGGAAG GGCTGTTCCAGAAGGCCATCGCCCAGAGCGGCACCGCTATTTCCAGCTGGTCTGTCAACTACCAGCCGCTCAAGTACACGCGGCTTCTGGCGGCCAAGGTGGGCTGTGACCGAGACGACAGCGCTGAAGCTGTGGAGTGTCTGCGCCGGAAGCCTTCCCGCGAGCTGGTGGACCAGGACGTGCAGCCCGCCCG ctaCCACATCGCCTTCGGGCCCGTGGTGGACGGCGACGTCGTCCCGGATGACCCCGAGATCCTCATGCAACAGGGGGAGTTCCTCAACTACGACATGCTCATCGGCGTCAACCAGGGCGAGGGCCTCAAGTTCGTAGAGGACTCCGCGGAGAGCGAAGACGGCGTGTCGGCCAGCGCCTTCGACTTCACCGTCTCCAACTTCGTGGACAACCTGTATGGCTACCCTGAGGGCAAGGACGTGCTGCGGGAGACCATCAAGTTCATGTACACGGACTGGGCCGACCGGGACAATGGCGAGATGCGGCGGAAGACCCTGCTGGCGCTCTTCACTGACCACCAGTGGGTGGCACCGGCTGTGGCCACTGCCAAGCTGCACGCTGACTACCAGTCCCCCGTCTACTTCTACACCTTCTACCACCACTGCCAGGCTGAGGGCCGGCCCGAGTGGGCAGACGCAGCGCACGGGGACGAGCTGCCCTACGTCTTTGGCGTGCCCATGGTGGGCGCCACTGACCTCTTCCCCTGCAATTTCTCCAAGAATGATGTCATGCTCAGCGCCGTGGTCATGACCTACTGGACCAACTTTGCCAAGACTGG CGACCCCAACCAGCCGGTGCCGCAGGACACCAAGTTCATCCACACCAAGCCCAACCGCTTTGAGGAGGTGGTGTGGAGCAAGTTCAACAGCAAGGAGAAGCAGTACCTGCACATCGGCCTGAAGCCGCGCGTGCGCGACAACTACCGCGCCAACAAGGTGGCCTTCTGGCTGGAGCTGGTGCCCCACCTGCACAACCTGCACACGGAGCTCTTCACCACCACCACGCGCCTGCCTCCCTACGCCACGCGCTGGCCGCCGCGCCCGCCCCCCGGCGCCCCGGGCACGCGCCGGCCCCCGCCACCCGCCACCCCTCCGCCCGAGCCCGAGCCCGAGCCGGGCCCGAGGGCCTACGACCGCTTCCCTGGGGACTCCCGGGACTACTCCACGGAGCTGAGCGTCACCGTGGCTGTGGGcgcctccctcctcttcctcaacATCCTGGCCTTTGCCGCCCTCTACTATAAGCGGGACCGGCGGCAGGAGCTGCGGTGCCGGCGGCTGAGCCCACCCGGGGGCTCGGGCTCCGGGGTGCCCGGCGGTGGCCCCCTGCTCCCCGCCACCGGCCGTGAGCTGCCACCGGAGGAGGAGCTGGTGTCTCTGCAGCTCAAGCGGGGCGGTGGCGTCGGGGCGGACCCTGCCGAGGCCCTGCGCCCCGCCTGCCCTCCCGACTACACCCTGGCCCTGCGCCGGGCACCGGACGACGTGCCTCTCCTGGCCCCCGGGGCCCTGACCCTGCTGCCCAGCGGCCTGGGGCCCCCGCCTCCCCCACCGCCTCCGTCCCTCCACCCCTTCGGGCCCTTCCCCCCGCCTCCCCCGACCGCTACCAGCCACAACAACACGCTCCCGCACCCCCACTCCACCACGCGGGTATAG
- the SPEM1 gene encoding spermatid maturation protein 1 translates to MAIAERPQPGWASYPSTDTNTCQDLGNSILVLLGLVICINIGVNIVTLLWRRLRFFLRRVFHIICEKEALKSSSPRKQTTSQPSRKRSSQDVHLRCTMDPVKMTVTPPPTRRHRHRGSPTRPARRPVAWAPATDDEKPPRHHLATCSHNCPKDWEGFKSTQEIWAPWAQDPLEPAAQTIRFQETTDGRPLKAEIQSELGLQAYVYPVNPPPATPEALSHNNGGLEAEVAPCPPALPPTRGPAMVPAIPRRRSSARVVYDARDVRRRLRELTREVEALSHCYPLASASSTYEGTGQDWVYHSLAGKRLRE, encoded by the exons ATGGCCATAGCTGAGCGGCCGCAGCCCGGGTGGGCCTCGTATCCCAGCACCGACACCAACACCTGCCAGGACCTGGGCAACTCCATCCTGGTGCTGCTGGGCCTCGTCATCTGCATCAATATTGGCGTCAACATAGTGACCCTG CTCTGGCGCCGACTCCGTTTCTTCTTACGCCGAGTATTCCATATTATTTGCGAAAAAG AAGCTCTCAAGTCCTCTTCACCCAGGAAGCAGACCACCTCACAGCCCTCGAGGAAGCGGAGCTCCCAGGACGTTCACCTGCGATGCACCATGGACCCCGTGAAAATGACCGTGACCCCCCCACCCACTCGCCGCCACCGTCACCGCGGCTCTCCCACCCGCCCTGCCCGCCGACCAGTGGCCTGGGCCCCTGCCACCGACGATGAGAAGCCCCCACGCCACCACCTGGCCACCTGCTCCCACAACTGTCCCAAGGACTGGGAAGGCTTCAAATCCACCCAGGAGATCTGGGCTCCCTGGGCCCAGGACCCCCTGGAGCCAGCTGCCCAGACCATCCGCTTCCAGGAGACCACAGACGGAAGGCCCCTCAAAGCCGAGATCCAGTCTGAGCTGGGCCTCCAGGCCTACGTGTACCCTGTGAACCCCCCACCTGCCACCCCAGAGGCCCTGAGCCACAACAACGGCGGGTTGGAGGCGGAAGTGGCGCCATGTCCGCCCGCCCTGCCACCCACGCGGGGCCCCGCGATGGTCCCCGCCATCCCCCGGCGCCGCTCCTCGGCCCGCGTGGTGTATGACGCCCGCGACGTGAGGCGGCGGCTCCGGGAGCTGACCCGGGAGGTGGAGGCACTGTCCCATTGCTACCCTCTGGCCTCTGCATCTAGCACTTATGAGGGGACGGGCCAGGATTGGGTGTACCATTCCTTGGCGGGGAAAAGactaagagaataa